A genomic stretch from Longibacter salinarum includes:
- a CDS encoding PAS domain S-box protein: MTNISTITDAVGCGLVIVTQEDTVASMNPRARQHLRIQPADEEALDESGSILDMHIVRPATSSVFNSPVPITPWDGRQPANVELAADPAERAPSANLREMIHRARSSGQRVTEIGHLSWAAPGDSDSDQPHTSPPLAISAAPADNHVVITLQRTQAAAPTQTRSNDSFSQDVTLADRHLDILEMIAQGASLSTIAGEIVHLVQSIAPSLTGIVLRHDPDSGTLRHAASPSISPNRTAPLETGVAIESCTLCHSAVATRSRVHHDLGDASTLQSISSTWQPLLDEVDAATGWSLPIMKSDTDVLGALIVLSQNSRSSFPLSRRHVDLVTHLLRITLERDRRREALRLKNEQFRQLTESMQEVFVLRTTDQILYVSPSFEDVWGCPPDFLYEDANAYEDDIHPDDLPRVRASYNVIVEEQRPIDIRYRMTRRSDGETRWVSASFHPVQSSDHDPRFAGIIRDVTEAHENKLQLEQSEETYRDLIDHASDAIYVQDASGRFLDLSRGAIEMYGYSREEMIGQTPAFVSAPGRNDLDLLDERFNRALNGEPQRFEFWGERADGSVFPKEVRLQRATYFGQPVVVAFALDITDRKAAEEALRNSEERYRLVIQNMKEVVMLHDVDGETLWASPSVEDVFGLTPAEAKNQNIFDIIHPSDLGKVESLYEELAAGTFQGPITYRVQHADGHYIWLETLVQAGYDENGLVTRIQSSSRDVSDRVQRQRELRRAKREAEDADRLKSAMLANMSHEIRTPLTSVIGFAEILRHEVAPEHRRFTELIYDGSRRLMQTLDSVLQLSKLEAGLVNLDASPINLKTEIQETVDLLRPQAERNGVDLRVDLESDSPVRGDWDQGAMHRILNNLIGNAIKFTDEGGAVTVLVRTSDQTVRLMVRDTGIGIDASFLPHIFEPFKQETGGLRRRYDGSGLGLAIVQRLVEMMDGTIDVDSEKGAGTTFTIALPLSDNTGS, encoded by the coding sequence ATGACAAACATTTCCACGATTACCGATGCCGTTGGCTGTGGCTTAGTTATCGTCACACAGGAAGATACGGTTGCGTCGATGAACCCTCGCGCCCGGCAGCACCTCCGCATCCAGCCTGCTGACGAGGAGGCCCTGGATGAATCGGGATCGATTCTCGACATGCATATCGTTCGACCCGCCACGTCCTCCGTCTTCAACTCACCGGTGCCGATCACGCCGTGGGATGGAAGGCAACCAGCCAATGTGGAGTTGGCAGCGGATCCAGCGGAACGTGCGCCGTCCGCAAACCTGCGCGAAATGATCCATCGCGCCCGTAGCTCGGGACAGCGTGTCACTGAAATCGGTCATCTTTCCTGGGCGGCTCCGGGCGACAGCGATTCTGACCAGCCCCATACGTCGCCGCCCCTCGCGATTTCCGCCGCCCCGGCCGACAACCACGTCGTGATTACGCTGCAACGCACCCAGGCGGCCGCCCCTACGCAGACGCGGTCCAACGATTCGTTTTCTCAGGATGTAACTCTCGCCGACCGGCACCTTGACATCCTTGAAATGATTGCCCAGGGCGCCTCTCTGTCGACAATAGCGGGAGAAATCGTTCATCTCGTCCAGAGCATCGCCCCGTCGCTCACGGGCATCGTTCTCCGTCACGACCCGGACTCCGGCACCCTCCGCCACGCAGCGAGTCCATCGATTTCGCCCAATCGGACCGCCCCCCTCGAGACGGGCGTCGCCATCGAAAGCTGCACATTGTGTCACTCTGCGGTAGCAACCCGATCGCGGGTACACCACGACCTTGGCGACGCTTCGACACTGCAATCGATCAGCTCTACCTGGCAGCCCTTGCTCGATGAAGTTGACGCTGCGACGGGATGGAGTCTGCCGATCATGAAGTCGGATACGGACGTGCTCGGCGCCCTCATCGTGCTCAGCCAGAACTCGCGCTCCTCCTTTCCCCTCTCGCGACGCCACGTTGATCTTGTCACCCACCTTCTTCGCATCACCCTCGAACGAGATCGACGCCGGGAAGCATTACGCCTCAAAAATGAGCAGTTTCGGCAACTCACAGAGAGCATGCAGGAGGTGTTCGTCCTCCGCACGACCGATCAAATTCTTTACGTGAGCCCCTCTTTCGAGGACGTGTGGGGGTGTCCGCCGGACTTTTTGTACGAGGATGCGAATGCCTATGAGGACGATATCCATCCAGACGACCTTCCTCGCGTGCGTGCGTCATACAACGTGATCGTTGAAGAGCAGAGGCCCATCGACATCCGATACAGGATGACGCGACGCTCCGATGGGGAGACGCGCTGGGTATCCGCCTCTTTCCATCCGGTCCAGAGCAGCGACCACGACCCTCGCTTTGCCGGAATCATTCGAGACGTCACCGAAGCACACGAAAACAAGCTTCAACTGGAGCAGTCCGAGGAAACGTATCGCGACCTCATTGACCATGCGTCAGACGCCATCTACGTCCAGGATGCCTCGGGGAGGTTTCTAGACCTGAGTCGCGGTGCCATCGAGATGTACGGGTACTCGCGGGAGGAAATGATCGGCCAGACGCCAGCCTTCGTCAGCGCGCCCGGCCGCAACGACCTGGACCTTCTGGATGAGCGTTTTAACCGTGCCTTGAACGGAGAACCCCAGCGCTTCGAATTCTGGGGAGAGCGCGCCGACGGCTCCGTTTTCCCCAAGGAAGTTCGGCTGCAACGTGCCACATACTTCGGTCAGCCCGTCGTCGTCGCATTCGCTCTCGACATCACGGACCGCAAAGCCGCTGAAGAGGCCCTTCGAAATAGCGAGGAACGCTACCGCCTCGTCATCCAGAACATGAAGGAGGTCGTGATGCTTCACGACGTCGACGGGGAAACGTTATGGGCGAGCCCGTCCGTGGAAGATGTATTCGGCCTGACCCCGGCTGAAGCGAAAAACCAGAACATCTTCGACATCATCCATCCCAGCGATTTAGGCAAAGTCGAGTCTCTCTACGAGGAACTGGCTGCCGGGACGTTTCAGGGACCGATCACATATCGCGTCCAACATGCCGACGGCCACTACATCTGGTTGGAAACGCTTGTTCAGGCCGGGTACGACGAGAACGGCTTGGTCACGCGAATTCAGTCGTCGTCGCGTGATGTGAGCGATCGCGTGCAGCGTCAGCGTGAACTTCGCCGGGCCAAGCGGGAAGCAGAGGATGCCGACCGTCTCAAGTCGGCCATGCTCGCGAACATGAGCCATGAAATCCGGACGCCGCTAACCTCCGTCATCGGTTTTGCCGAGATCCTTCGCCACGAGGTCGCCCCGGAGCACCGACGGTTTACCGAGCTCATCTACGACGGAAGCCGCCGACTCATGCAAACGCTGGATTCCGTTCTCCAGCTGTCGAAGCTGGAAGCCGGACTGGTGAACCTGGACGCATCTCCCATTAATCTAAAAACGGAGATCCAGGAGACCGTCGACCTCTTGCGCCCGCAGGCCGAGCGAAACGGCGTGGATCTGCGCGTAGACCTGGAGAGTGACAGCCCGGTTCGAGGCGACTGGGACCAGGGAGCGATGCACCGGATCCTCAATAACCTGATTGGCAATGCGATCAAGTTTACGGATGAAGGCGGAGCGGTAACCGTTCTCGTGCGCACGTCCGATCAGACGGTTCGCCTTATGGTGCGCGACACCGGGATCGGAATTGACGCATCCTTTCTGCCGCATATCTTCGAGCCATTCAAACAAGAGACGGGCGGCCTGCGGCGCCGCTACGACGGAAGCGGTCTGGGCCTTGCGATCGTCCAACGCCTCGTCGAAATGATGGACGGCACCATCGACGTGGACAGCGAAAAAGGAGCAGGAACAACGTTCACGATTGCGTTGCCACTCAGCGACAACACCGGTTCATAG